The genomic DNA TATCCCGACCTCATTCCAGCGTTGTGCATCGTTTATGACGTCAAAATCCCAGATGACATCATTGGTTGCCTGTAATGCCAGACGATATCGTTCTTCCTGCTGGTACAGTTTCTTCTCTACCTTCTTTCGCTCAGTGATATCCCGTGCTGTAGTAAATACTCCGGCAATCTCACCCATTTCATTCAGGTAGACAGAGGCATTGTAGAGCACATCAATAATTGCCCCATCTTTTTTCCGGATTGCAAGAGGATAATCACGGACCTCACCTTTTTCAAACACCATCAGATACCCGGCCCTGGCTTCTTCAGGTTCGGTAAAGTATTCTGAAAAATCAGTACCCACGAGTTCACTTCTGGTATATCCGGATACCGTTTCGGTTGCCGTGTTGACATCCGTGATCTTCCCGTCCCTTCCGATCGTTATCAGAGGGTCAGGACTGGTTTCAATCAAAGTCCGGTGGTATCTGCTTGCCTGTATCAGTTCATCTCTTGCCCGGCCACGACAATCGTACCATCTGCCGGTTTTTGGATGGATAAATTCCCCTTTCATGAGCCCAGTTGGATCCGTCTTCTCCAGTATGAACTTATTTGTGCAAAAGGAACAGGGGCTATCAGCATTATCATACATACAGGTGTGACATTTCTGGCCAATGACATTCCCAAAGATATTTCTCCCTTCTTCATTGATGTACAAAATATCATAGGAGTCTAAATCTGAAACAAAGATATACGCATCAACACTATCGAGGATAGAGTAGAGTCTGGCCTGAATCTCCTCAATATAGCGTTCATACCCGCTGACCTGGGGGGATGAAATAACCTGCTCCGGTCGGTCAGGGGGTGGTGCTTCCGATGGGACTGGTGAACCGGGAGAATAACTGGGAACAAAATCAAAGGCCACCATATCATGGTTTCTCAGATAATCCAGAATCTTCCCTGAATGAACCCACTCACGGTCAAGATTTGTGACCATCTCATCGATTCTTTTTACTTCGTTCTGGATTTGAGCAGTTATCCGAACATCTTCGCTCATATCCGCATAGATGGAGATGAGGGTAAGAGGGTTTCTGATACCGTCATTCAGGATGGCAAGCTGGGCAATGTTTTCCTGGATCTGTACTGCTGCACGCTCTTTTTCCCGCTCAAGGAATCGTTCGGCAGTTACATCACGTCCCTGGGCAATCGTCGCAACCGGGTTTTTCCCGTCAGAATCATAGATAGTAGCAGAATTCCAGAGTACCGTGCGAAGCGTACCATCCTGGTGGATAATTGGTATCTCAACCGTCTCCCACCGAACCCCCTCACCAGTCTTCTGGATAAACTGCATTGACCTTTCTGCCTCATCTTGGGGAAAAAGAGAGGATAGGTGCCTCCCTACCAGATGTCCGGCGGGTATTCCGGTGAGGATCTCAAAGGCATGATTAACCCTGGTGATGGAAAACCCGGTATCCCAGATGATGATCGGGACATTTGCATGGGTGATGAGGTTTTCCAGATAGGCGTTTGTCTCTAAAAGCTGGTACTCCTGCTGTTTTCTTTCAGTGACATCCCGTATAATGCGGACAAGACGTTCAGGTTCTGGCGAATATGCAGTCCCTTCATAGTATCTGCCAAGCTTACGGTTGAAATATTCAAAATGGATCTTCTTTTCCATTGCTGTTACATCACTACAGGTCTCAATCCAGTCATCTTCATTACCGGGAAATACCTCACGGACCGTTTTTCCGATAATATCAGATGCCTTCAGACCGGTCATCTGTTCATATGCAGGATTTACATTAATGAACCGGTAATCAATCGCTTTTCCGGTACTGTCACAGATGACTTCATGAAGAGCAATCCCTGCATCATTGGCATCAAATAATCGTCTGAACTTTTTTTCACTCACCATGAGATCTGAAGTCTGTTCAGAATATCGGGATGAAAGCCAGGTCACCACTCCGGCGACTAGTATAAATATGGCAATACGGGCCAAAGCAGAATAGACCTCTGACTGGTGGGGCCCATATACGGCGATGAGAAGGCCGTATACCCCGATGAGAACCAGTGAGAAGATGAACCCTCGCCGGAGGTAAAATGCACAGGCGATAATTATCGGGAAGTAATAGAGGTTTTGAAAGACGATGGTTATCCCATAGGTAAGCGACACAATGCTCAGCATGATCACAAAAAGAGACGTGAAAAAAAGTGAATAGAGAGGTATTTTGGGGTGAAGATTAAGTGATTCATGAAGAAGCATTCTATCGGGCCCTATGTATCAGATAGTACTGATATAGAATCCTTATATAGCCCGTGTGGGATAACTATTTCGGATTGTGCCCCTGCTCTATCATCCCAATATCAAAGAACCAGATCGCCCTTCACTTCTCCAAAGAAGAACATGACAGTGGTTGCCGTCTTTTGACTCTTCCTGTCTGCGAGGTTCCCGCTTTCATCAGGATGGATATTCCGGAGAATGGAGGAGTGTATGGGGGAGGCAAGGTTAAAGATGTGGGCGCTGTAAGTCCATTGATGGGGGGGGAAAATTAGTATCCTCTCCAAACCTACTATTACATGGGAGGGACATATGACAGCCACAATAACCGGAAGATTGACAAGTTCAAAAACAATCCAATTAGATTCTCCTCTGATTACTGATGAGACAGAAATTTTGATAAAATTAAAAAAGACATATCCCAGAAAAAAAATCATTGTTCCCGAATCTTATGTCCTGGAAATAGCAGATACTGATATCGAAGAGTTATATTGATGCTTTTCTCCGATATTGTGGATTGTTCCGTATTTATTGATACAAATATCCTGATTTATGCACATACGAATACCCGGTTTACACCTGCTTGTGAATATATAAATGACAAAAACTGATGTGAATATAAGAGAATAGAGGAGTATTTTGAGAGGATATTGAATGATTTATGAAGGAGCATGGTATCGGCTCTAGGTATCGGGAAGTACGGATATTGAATCCTTATATAACCCGTGTGGGATAACTATTTCGAATTGTACCCCGGCCCCGGGAGTGCCGGTTTCCCGAATGGTAAAGCCGCCTGCAGATACGATCTCCCGTGCCAGGTACAGGCCAAGACCGGTATGCTCCCCGTACCCGTGATCAAAAATCATTTCTTTTTTTGCAGGATCTATTCCGATCCCATCATCCCTATAGAAAAGAACCAGATCACCGTTTACTTCTCGGGAGTGGAACGTCCCCTTTGTTACCGTCTTTCCATGTCTGATAGAATTATCAATAAACGTTGAAAAGACCTTTTGCAGGATAGGATCTGCAAATACTTTCAGAGATGGAAGAATGGTATTTTCAATTTTAATAATATCTGTGGGTACCTCTGCCTGAGCAGATTCAATAAGCGAATACACAGATATCCATGCAGAATTGGCCATCCCAAGCCCTTCATACTCACGGGTAAATCCGATGATCGATTCTATCCGATTTGAAATTTCATGGGCCTTTGAAATATAATCGTACACGGCAGACAGCTCCTGTGTTTCAAGGGCTATCTCCTGGTATCCTTTCAGCATCAGCAGGTTATTGACGATATCATGCCGGGTCAAGCTGGTCAGGAGACGGATTTTATTATTTGACTGACGTAAGGCATCTTTGACCCGTCTCCGGTCGGTCACGTCGGTAATGAATCCCTCGAGGAATAAAAGCCGGTCATCTTCGGAAAATATACCCCGTCCCCGCTCCCAGACCCATCGGATTTCACCGGACTTTGTAATGATAGGGTATTCAACCTCGAACATCCCCCCGTTATACAGAAATTTCTGGACAGTCTCCCACAACGTCTGCTGGTAATCAGGGTGGACCAGGTCATTATATGAGATAAGGTTGTTGTGAATCAGGTCAGCAGGAGCATACCCGGTAACGGCAATACATCCGTCACTGATAAATTCCATAGTATAGTCAGCATCATTGGCACACCTATATACAAATCCCGGTAGATTGCTTATCATCGTGGCATGGGCACGTTCACTCTCCACAAGAGCTTGCTCAACGACCTTTTTATCGGTGATATCACGGATTATACCTTCTACACCAGCAATCGCTCCTGACTCATCATGATAATAATGACTGGAGGTTGACACATAAACAGGAGATCCGTCCTTTTTCCGAAGACGGGTTTCATAATTCCGGACAAACCCATTCGTGCATAATGAATGAAGAAATTCATCTCTATCATCCGGGTTGAAATAGAGGGTTTCAGCGATGGGTTTTCCAAGGATCTCATCTATGGAATCATATCCAAGTAGGGTCGCACCACTCGGACTTACCATAATGAGCGCTCCTTCAGGGTTTGACCGGTAATAGACATCCTGGATATTCTCTATCACACTCCGGTAGAGTGCCTCACTCTTTTCTAGTGACCGGATAGCACACTTCTTCTGGGTGATGTCAAGCAGAGAGGCGATGCTTCTTTTTTTGTTTGGAATTACCCCGATAGTAAGGTATATTTCTCGGATTTCTCCGGAACGGGTGATAAATCTGAACTCATAATGGGGAAGGGCACGTGATTCATCTTCCATCCTTTTTCGGTTTTCAATCCTCATCCAGGAGAGATCATCTGGATGGACAAAATCAACCCATCTCATCTTCCCTTCGATCTCCTCCCTGGTATACCCGCTCATGGAGGCAAAAGTATTATTAGCAAGGCTGATGATCCCGTCCTCTTCAAGAACTACAGTCGCTGTGCCAGTATTTTGAAAAACCGTCCGATATGATTCCTCACTTTCATGAAGGGCCTCTTCACTTCTCCGGAGGTCATCAAGATTCTGCCGGAGTTCTTCTTCGGTCGCAACGATCTCTTCATACGCAGCATGGAGTTCTTCAGCTTTAGTTCGGAGTTCCTCCTCTACCTGCCTCTGCTGAACCGCCTGACGGATTTTATGATAAAGCTCAGTAAACTGTGGTTTTGGATCCCCGCCTTTCTGCAGGTAAAAATCTGCCCCTTCATTTAAGGCCTGGATAACCACTTCTTCACGACCCCTGCCGGTAAAGAGGATAAAAGGGAGCTGGTTTCCAGATGTCCGGACAGTTTTTAAAAACTCAATCCCGTTCATCTCCGGCATTTCGTAGTCTGATATGATCGCATCATAGGGGTTGGAATTCAATTTTTTCAGGGCCTGCGGGGCTGAGCTTACGGTGTCAACAGAACACTGACCTGTGCGTTCAAGAAACATTTTTCCTAACTCAAGGAGTGTTGGCTCATCATCCACATAGAGTATCTTTGTCACTGCTTTCCCCCTTCCTTATAATGCATCCTCCATATTCCAAACGGAATGGTAATTTCAAACCTGGCACCAGTCCCCGGCTGGCCGGTCTCCCGGATGGAGATACCGGTAACAGAAAGGATCTCACGAATGAAAAACAACCCAAGACCGGTATTTTTCCCATACCCTCTCTCAAAGATCTGTTCTTTCTCCTCATATGAAATACCGGCCCCGTCATCTTCAAACAGGATCACAGCTTCATCTTCATGTATCTGGCTTGAAATCTGAATCCGGGTGACGCCTTGGCCATGCCGTATTGAATTATCAACCAGATTTTCAAAGACCTTGACAACCAGGGGATCTGCGTAAAGCTCAATATCATCAGCAGTATTGACGATATGAACAGAGAACCTCGAGAAGACAGCCTGAATAAGAGATGAGAGACGATGCCAAACCGGTTCATGAGATCCCAGATCCTGATATACCCTTGTAAATTCTATGTGAGACTGAATAAGCGAGATCGCGTGGTCAATATGCTTGAAATCTTGATCTGCCGGAGTAGTATCCACCTTTGATTTTGCGATCTCCAAAAAGAGCTGCACCGCATTGACCGTATTGAGTATATCATGCCGGGTAATCCCAGAGAGCATGTTCAATTGACGGTTTGCCTGACGAAGAGCATATTCAACTGTTTTCTGTTCGGTGATATCCGTTGCTATCTCAAGACGGACAATTCTGCCATCTATCCACCTGATGGCACTATCCCGGCATTGATACCACCGTTTGGTGATCATATTTTTAAATTCCCACGTTATTGTCCTGGTGGGATTGCCCGCTTCATCCAGAAGCAGGTGATTTGTGCAGAAACTACATGGCTGGTCAAAACCTTTCTGAAGTGACTGATAACAGATCTTGCCAATCACATCTCCCCATATCCGCTTTCCGTACTGATTTATGAACAATATCTCATGGGTTTGCATATCAGCAACATACACCAGGGCATCAACACTGTCCATCACGGTTTTTAAGGTATCATGAGCCTTCCGGAGGGCATCTTCGGTTTGTTTTCGGTAGGTTATGTCACGGATGGACTCAATCGCCCCGGCTAACCAGCCTGATTTATCAAAGAGCGGGGATGCAATACTCCAGAGAATGACATCATTTCCTTGAAAATTAGTGATAATCGATTCTGATATGACCTTGCCTTCATCGTTTTTAAAATCTGCATATAATGGGGATATGGTATCATCATACCGCATCGCGAGGTCAATAAGGATGGGCCTTCGTTCCAGATAGAACGGGAGAGAGTATTCATAATTCCCCTTTCCGATAATATCAGATGCCTGAACGCCTGTCATCTTCTCAATTGCTTTATTCCATGCGATGACTGTTCCTTCCTTATCAATCACAAAGGTTGCATCGGGGAGAAATTCGATGATGTCATGGAGCCGTTGTTCTGACCGTGCAAGGGCATCTTCTGTACGTTTCCGCTCTGTGATATCTATCGCGATATGGATTGCCCCGGTTACTATTCCGTTTTCGATAACCGGATTGCTTCTGACCAGAAAATAGTGCCCGTCAGGAGTTGTCACTTCCCCTTCCTGAAATGTTCCGGTCTTTATTGCCTGCAATGCCGTACAGCCAGGACAGGGGCTGTCTCTTCCCTGAACAAACCGGTAACAGGCACCGGGAAAATTCTGGCCAGGTAACCCGTACCGGTCACATGTCGCCTGATTCACCCAAACGACATTTAAATCACGGTCAACATATTCAACTAATATATCCCTCAGCCCGGATAGTATTGCTTCCCTGATCTTCTCGTTATGTTTCCTCTCTGAAATATCACGGGAGATTGCCAGGGCAACTTCCTGGTTGTGTAATGTGAAAAGATGGACTGATACCTCAACCGGAAGTACTGAACCGTCTTTTCGTTGATGCGTACACTCAAAAGTAAGATGTCTCTTTGCAAACAGGGCAGGGGTGAGCCTTGGAATGAGTTCGTTACTCTCATTAGTATTGATATCGATAACCTGCAGAGAAAGAAATTCTTCCCGTGTATACCCGAGCGTGCTACAGGCGGCATCATTCACTTCAAGTATCTTCCCAGGTTTCCCGTTCGGACCTATTTCATGGAGAATTATCATATCTGATGCATTGTTGAAGAGCTGGCGAAACCGCTCCTCGCTCTCCATAAGTGCTTTCTCTGCTTTTTTTCTCTCGGTAATATCCTGCATTGTCCCATGCAGTCCGGTGAGCATTCCTGTTGCATCATAGACCGGCCCTCCGGTTGCCCGTACCCATACCCGGGTTTTATCAGGACGGATGAGTTCGAGTTCAAGGTCATATGGTTTCCCGGTCTCAATGGCAAAGGTCACAGCTGCCTGCAGTCTACCCCAGCTCTCCGGTACATACAAATCTGACAGACGGGAATAATCGGGGGGAGGGAGGTCAGGATTCCAGCCAATTATCTGACAGAGCTCATCTGACCAGAAGATCCGATCTTTATGCATATCCCAGTCCCAGATACCAATACATGCCTGTCGGTGAATCTCACGGAGTTGTTTCTGTGCCTTTTGCAGGTCATGTTCAGCCTGCTTCTTCTCAGTGATATCGTGTAAAATTGAGTTGCACAGGACAATTTGACCGGAATCATCCCGAATGGCATCCATAGTAAGATGTACCCACCGGTGCGTTTTATCAGCCCTGCAGATAATCAGTTCCCGCTCGGTATGCACCCCCTCTTTCAGAAATCTATCAAATATCTCAATAAACCGGCTTTTGCCTTCAGGAAGGTCGGCATAGATATCCAGAGAGGAAGTCCCGATGAGGGTATCAGGAGAGCATCCGAGAAGTTCTCCTGCCTTTGTATTACATCTGACAATAGTACTAGACCGGTCAATAGAAAGAAATGCCAAAGGAGATTCATTATATAACTGGCGGTACTCTGCTTCACTCTGAAGAAGTGCTTTTTCAGCTCGTTTTTTCTTCACGACGGTGGTAATCTTATGACTAAGTTCTGTAAACTGTGACCGAATCTCTCCCCCTTTCTGCACGTACCCGTCTGCTCCGTTATCTATGGACGCAATGACAACCTCTTCTCTCCCTTTTCCGGTAAACATGATGAATGGGATATCATTTCCGGAGGAACGTATTTCTTGTAACAGATCAAGACCACTCATCCCATCCATCTCATAATCGGCAATTATTGCATCATACTTGCGTTCTGCCATACACGCAAGGGCTTTTTGGCCGGAAAGGGCAGTATCGACATGAAACGAAAAGAAAGCAGACAGATACTGGCGGGTGGCCTGAAGGACCACCTCGTCATCGTCAATAATGAGGAGACGAAGAGGATCAGAAGAAAATTCAGAAGGATCATCGGTCATAGAGATACACAGTCAGGGTATTACAATATACGATCTGATAGGATATGAACCAGTCAATACGCCCGGCATAAGGTACCTGGAAAGGGACTCAAACATGCTCAAATACTCCGGTTTCAAGTGACAGAGAGAGAACTGCATCAATGTTATTCTCTCCGAATTGTATCGGTACAGAACGATTGAAAAAGCAATATTCCTGCCCCCGTAGAGTAACTTTCATCCGTTTCGAGTCAGGTTTTTTAGAATCAATAATTCTTTGATAGTATGAAAGGAGCGAAATAACCTCTTCTTCAGGGAAAAGATCAAACAACGTCATATTCTCCCTCTCCAGTGATTCTGAACCGGTCATATATGTACATGCACAGGAATTTGCATACAGAATGGTGCCATTCCGGTCAACTACGCAAACAGCATCGATAAGTCCGTCAAGTATTTTTTTCAACTGGTTTTCCTGAAGAATCACCTTCTTTTTCTCCCGCGAACTCTCAGTTACATCACGAAACAGCACAATAATTCCGGTGATGGTCCCATGCTCTTTCATATCACTGATGGAGACGTCTATGATTCGTTCCTCACCGTCACCCCTGATGATCGGAATTTCACCTCGATAATGTCCGGTCATAGTTATTTCTCGGTAAATTTTTTCCCCAATCTTTTCAAACTCTTCATCTGAACGGTAGATCATTCTGATACTCTGACCGGTGAGGATACTCTTTTCATACCCCAGAATCCTGCATCCTGCAGCATTACAACTTACAAACCGTCTGTCATTATCGAGGGTAAGAATTCCGTCGTTTGCATCTTCAAGGATTGTCGTAAGATATACATTTAAATCATGAATGATCTGCTCAGCAGTAACACGATCAGTAATATCGACAACAGTTCCCAGGTATCCGGTTACCTCACCATCATCATTCCTTAATGGAACTGCCATTCCCAGAACATGAACCTCTTCTCCACTCTTTTTCTGGTACCGGTATGCATGATTCCAGGGTATTCCCTCGGCGACATGTTCATACCAGAGTCCTTTGATCCAGTCCCGTTCAGTATGGTGAATCACTTTCACCCATTTCGATCCTTTTACTTCGTCTGGCTCATACCCGGTTATCTCACACCATTTTTGATTTACATAGATGACTTTGCCTTTTGCATCTGCCTCAAAAATTCCAACAGGAGCGACTTCTGCAAGAGTTTCATACCGGTGAAGACTTGAAGAAAGCTCACGGGTTTGTATATTCAGACGCTCTTCCAGCTCTTCCTCGTATTTTTTATGTAATGTCAGGTCATGCAGAACCAGGGCTACTTTTGTTGAGAAATCATTCTCCTGAATGGGGATACAGGAAACACGGAAGAAGCACTCTTTTCCTTCCATACCCACATAATCTTCAAAGATTCGTTTATTTCCCGCTACTGCATCTTCCAGTGCCCTGATTATATCATATGAAAACAATTCAGGGATCCCGGTATACCGGATATTCGACCCCCTCACCTCATCTGGCTGAACGTTGAAGAATGAAGCACATGGATCATTTACATCTTCAACAAATAGGTCTTCATCGACAATCAGAAACAGATCAGAGGACAGGCTTAAGAGTCGCGCAACAGGAATTCGCGAAGAAAGAGTGTACACTTTTGCCCTTCCAAAGGATCTCATGGAGATCTCTCCTCTGCCGGTCATGAGATTGAGGATATTCAGGATTAATGTCCGGTTAATCCCGAGAGATCTGGAAATATCAGATATTGTCATGCCCTGGCGATTTTTAGCCAGTATTTGCTGAATTTCACGTATGATCGCCTCCTCGGTTTTATTTTGATTATCATCGTGAGTTTTCATCAATGCAGCATTCATTGTTTTCATAGTATGAATAATTAATGCTTAGATATATTTTGATATTAATTATAGCAATACAGCATACCTATATATATAATAAGATCATTTTACCATTATCGAGGGTTTCATACACGTATGGGGAGACCTTCGTTATCGGTGATACAATCCATTTCAACTGTTCCATATGGGGTGAATCATGGAATTTTTGGATAATTTAAAAATGAGCAGGAAACTGATGGGCAGTTTTCTTGTCTTAATAGCCATTCTCATTATCATTGCCCTTGCTGGCCTTCTGAATATGATGACAATAAATGACGGGATGACAGCAATGTACTATGACCGTCTCATTCCTTTGTCACAAATTGCTTCAGTAAGTGATGAAGTACTCGCTATGAGGGGAGATACCATCAAATATGCACTGATACCCGAAGAAAGAGCAAATATCAAAAATGCTCTTGAAACGAATCAGAAAGAAGCAGAGGCCCTGATTTCGGAGTATAAAAAGAGTACATTACTTGAGAGTGAGAGGGCAGAACTTACGAAATTTGACCAGTATTGGAACTCATATATTGCAGAAATTCAGAAGGTGATTGAACTTGCCGACAAGGGATCTGACCTTGAGGTAAAAAAATCCATCCAGACAGGAGGGGCTCTCGCAGAATCCAGAAAACCAGTGGAAGAAGCGATTGCCAATCTGTACCAGATTAATCTGAAAGAATCTGAGAAGATAAATACCAATGCCGATGCAACCTTTGCACAGTCGGTTTTGCTTATTGCAATAATATCCATCGTTGGTATCATCATCTCAATCATTCTCGGGATTCTGATCACCCGGAGTATTACTATTCCCTGTGTAAAAGTCAAATACCTGCTCAATGAGATGAGTATGGGTCACCTTTCAGACCGGCTGAATCTTACGAGAAAGGATGAACTGGGAGATATGGCCAGGACGATGGACAGTTTTTCTGATGATCTCCAGCACAAGGCAATTGATGTTATTCACCGGATTGCTGAGGGAGAACGGGTCGAGCTGGCGACGGTGAAGGATGAAAGGGACGAGATCGGTTCAGCATTACAGACTCTTGTGTTCGCACTCCGGGGGCTGACAGATGAGACGACGAAACTCATCAACGCTGCAAAAAGTGGAGATCTCTCTGCCCGTGGCGATGATACGAAGTTTAAAGGGCGTTTCAGGGAGATTATTGCAGGCATTAATGAAACACTCGAATCGGTTGTTATTCCGGTAAAAGAAGCCATGCGACTCTCAAAAGAATTTTCTGAAGGGAATTTTGTCGACCGCATGGACCCGAATATCGCAGTTGCCGGTGATTTCATCGACTTTAAGGATGCTTTAAACCACCTGGGTGAAGAGACGTCATCCGCAGTGGGGAGTGTAAAAAGTGCAGTTGAGACCATCACCGCAGGCATGGAAGAGACCGCATCGAGCGTTGAGGAAGTTGCAAATAGTGTAACTTTACTGACTGAAAACTCCACTCATGTCAGTTCACTGGCAGAAAAGAGCGGAGAAGGAATCCAGCAGACCTTAACTGCCATGGAGGATCTTTCACGGACCGTCGGATCAGTTGCCAATAAAGCAGAGACTGCATCAGCCCTGGCCCAGAAGACCGTGAATCTCTCCAATGAGGGTATGGAACTTGCCGGAAATGCTGAGAAAGGCATGGCAAGCATCATGCAGTCCTTTGAAGGAACTGAAAATATCGTGAATGATATCACAAACCAGATGGATGAAATCGGGCGGATTGTTGATGTCATTACCGGAATAGCAGAACAGACCGGCCTTCTTGCCCTGAATGCTG from Methanospirillum hungatei JF-1 includes the following:
- a CDS encoding PAS domain S-box protein translates to MLSIVSLTYGITIVFQNLYYFPIIIACAFYLRRGFIFSLVLIGVYGLLIAVYGPHQSEVYSALARIAIFILVAGVVTWLSSRYSEQTSDLMVSEKKFRRLFDANDAGIALHEVICDSTGKAIDYRFINVNPAYEQMTGLKASDIIGKTVREVFPGNEDDWIETCSDVTAMEKKIHFEYFNRKLGRYYEGTAYSPEPERLVRIIRDVTERKQQEYQLLETNAYLENLITHANVPIIIWDTGFSITRVNHAFEILTGIPAGHLVGRHLSSLFPQDEAERSMQFIQKTGEGVRWETVEIPIIHQDGTLRTVLWNSATIYDSDGKNPVATIAQGRDVTAERFLEREKERAAVQIQENIAQLAILNDGIRNPLTLISIYADMSEDVRITAQIQNEVKRIDEMVTNLDREWVHSGKILDYLRNHDMVAFDFVPSYSPGSPVPSEAPPPDRPEQVISSPQVSGYERYIEEIQARLYSILDSVDAYIFVSDLDSYDILYINEEGRNIFGNVIGQKCHTCMYDNADSPCSFCTNKFILEKTDPTGLMKGEFIHPKTGRWYDCRGRARDELIQASRYHRTLIETSPDPLITIGRDGKITDVNTATETVSGYTRSELVGTDFSEYFTEPEEARAGYLMVFEKGEVRDYPLAIRKKDGAIIDVLYNASVYLNEMGEIAGVFTTARDITERKKVEKKLYQQEERYRLALQATNDVIWDFDVINDAQRWNEVGIEVFGWSDIVFSDQTAAWWTDRVHPEDRERVAEGFDTALEDPTCTNWHDEYRFRRSDGVYAYVMDRGCILRNPGGVAIRMIGAMLDISERKKAEEALRHANRQINLLSSITRHDIINKTTVIFNSLGAAEMDISDPSVLHQIDVIRSATQAIKSQIEFTRVYPNLGTHEPQWSRLETLRLSIPINVEYTSMTGDYEVYADPMFSQVFSNLLDNSLRHGERVTRIMLTTHLEEDSLIIRWEDNGAGIPFDQKEQIFERGFGKNNGFGLFLVREVLQITGMSIRETGNFGSGAVFEIIVPKGVYRTMHPTGE
- a CDS encoding response regulator, coding for MTKILYVDDEPTLLELGKMFLERTGQCSVDTVSSAPQALKKLNSNPYDAIISDYEMPEMNGIEFLKTVRTSGNQLPFILFTGRGREEVVIQALNEGADFYLQKGGDPKPQFTELYHKIRQAVQQRQVEEELRTKAEELHAAYEEIVATEEELRQNLDDLRRSEEALHESEESYRTVFQNTGTATVVLEEDGIISLANNTFASMSGYTREEIEGKMRWVDFVHPDDLSWMRIENRKRMEDESRALPHYEFRFITRSGEIREIYLTIGVIPNKKRSIASLLDITQKKCAIRSLEKSEALYRSVIENIQDVYYRSNPEGALIMVSPSGATLLGYDSIDEILGKPIAETLYFNPDDRDEFLHSLCTNGFVRNYETRLRKKDGSPVYVSTSSHYYHDESGAIAGVEGIIRDITDKKVVEQALVESERAHATMISNLPGFVYRCANDADYTMEFISDGCIAVTGYAPADLIHNNLISYNDLVHPDYQQTLWETVQKFLYNGGMFEVEYPIITKSGEIRWVWERGRGIFSEDDRLLFLEGFITDVTDRRRVKDALRQSNNKIRLLTSLTRHDIVNNLLMLKGYQEIALETQELSAVYDYISKAHEISNRIESIIGFTREYEGLGMANSAWISVYSLIESAQAEVPTDIIKIENTILPSLKVFADPILQKVFSTFIDNSIRHGKTVTKGTFHSREVNGDLVLFYRDDGIGIDPAKKEMIFDHGYGEHTGLGLYLAREIVSAGGFTIRETGTPGAGVQFEIVIPHGLYKDSISVLPDT
- a CDS encoding PAS domain S-box protein — encoded protein: MTDDPSEFSSDPLRLLIIDDDEVVLQATRQYLSAFFSFHVDTALSGQKALACMAERKYDAIIADYEMDGMSGLDLLQEIRSSGNDIPFIMFTGKGREEVVIASIDNGADGYVQKGGEIRSQFTELSHKITTVVKKKRAEKALLQSEAEYRQLYNESPLAFLSIDRSSTIVRCNTKAGELLGCSPDTLIGTSSLDIYADLPEGKSRFIEIFDRFLKEGVHTERELIICRADKTHRWVHLTMDAIRDDSGQIVLCNSILHDITEKKQAEHDLQKAQKQLREIHRQACIGIWDWDMHKDRIFWSDELCQIIGWNPDLPPPDYSRLSDLYVPESWGRLQAAVTFAIETGKPYDLELELIRPDKTRVWVRATGGPVYDATGMLTGLHGTMQDITERKKAEKALMESEERFRQLFNNASDMIILHEIGPNGKPGKILEVNDAACSTLGYTREEFLSLQVIDINTNESNELIPRLTPALFAKRHLTFECTHQRKDGSVLPVEVSVHLFTLHNQEVALAISRDISERKHNEKIREAILSGLRDILVEYVDRDLNVVWVNQATCDRYGLPGQNFPGACYRFVQGRDSPCPGCTALQAIKTGTFQEGEVTTPDGHYFLVRSNPVIENGIVTGAIHIAIDITERKRTEDALARSEQRLHDIIEFLPDATFVIDKEGTVIAWNKAIEKMTGVQASDIIGKGNYEYSLPFYLERRPILIDLAMRYDDTISPLYADFKNDEGKVISESIITNFQGNDVILWSIASPLFDKSGWLAGAIESIRDITYRKQTEDALRKAHDTLKTVMDSVDALVYVADMQTHEILFINQYGKRIWGDVIGKICYQSLQKGFDQPCSFCTNHLLLDEAGNPTRTITWEFKNMITKRWYQCRDSAIRWIDGRIVRLEIATDITEQKTVEYALRQANRQLNMLSGITRHDILNTVNAVQLFLEIAKSKVDTTPADQDFKHIDHAISLIQSHIEFTRVYQDLGSHEPVWHRLSSLIQAVFSRFSVHIVNTADDIELYADPLVVKVFENLVDNSIRHGQGVTRIQISSQIHEDEAVILFEDDGAGISYEEKEQIFERGYGKNTGLGLFFIREILSVTGISIRETGQPGTGARFEITIPFGIWRMHYKEGGKQ
- a CDS encoding PAS domain S-box protein, translating into MKTMNAALMKTHDDNQNKTEEAIIREIQQILAKNRQGMTISDISRSLGINRTLILNILNLMTGRGEISMRSFGRAKVYTLSSRIPVARLLSLSSDLFLIVDEDLFVEDVNDPCASFFNVQPDEVRGSNIRYTGIPELFSYDIIRALEDAVAGNKRIFEDYVGMEGKECFFRVSCIPIQENDFSTKVALVLHDLTLHKKYEEELEERLNIQTRELSSSLHRYETLAEVAPVGIFEADAKGKVIYVNQKWCEITGYEPDEVKGSKWVKVIHHTERDWIKGLWYEHVAEGIPWNHAYRYQKKSGEEVHVLGMAVPLRNDDGEVTGYLGTVVDITDRVTAEQIIHDLNVYLTTILEDANDGILTLDNDRRFVSCNAAGCRILGYEKSILTGQSIRMIYRSDEEFEKIGEKIYREITMTGHYRGEIPIIRGDGEERIIDVSISDMKEHGTITGIIVLFRDVTESSREKKKVILQENQLKKILDGLIDAVCVVDRNGTILYANSCACTYMTGSESLERENMTLFDLFPEEEVISLLSYYQRIIDSKKPDSKRMKVTLRGQEYCFFNRSVPIQFGENNIDAVLSLSLETGVFEHV